A window of the Natranaerobius trueperi genome harbors these coding sequences:
- a CDS encoding TldD/PmbA family protein, with product MDKLLSLARKNGEQAEIFTVTQTRTPVEFENNKLKNIKTQETQSSAVRLINPEGRQGFCSTTTTEEPEKLLDKARETSQFGREFQANLPSTTPEPLENMYDKDILDLSMTKMMEMGEEIVDTIKSKNTDALAHAAVEKVKTKIAIKNSLGLDTQYEKTSFSVSGGAMLLVGTSFLSIHQQKKLPRYFSDLTAMKEELLQDLHFGVKEKDVSSGKYKVIFAPEAMSEFLRPILASINGKSVEKGVSPFKNKTGEQLFDARFNLTDMPHRPFSPGMCPVDDEGVITQETPLIKNGTIANFPVDLLTAKSLGLKPTGHGIRGGATSLPSPGFHTCVLTPGDKPINDMIKDLDRAIIIKDLMGAWAGNPYSGEVNGNISLGYIVGNGKILGRIKDCMVSINTFEALKHQLINFSQETKWIGNFLFPYAMLDNVDITAK from the coding sequence ATGGATAAGCTCTTATCCCTAGCGCGAAAGAATGGAGAACAAGCTGAGATTTTCACAGTAACTCAGACTAGAACTCCAGTTGAATTTGAAAATAATAAACTAAAAAATATTAAAACACAAGAAACACAAAGTTCAGCTGTTAGGTTAATTAACCCTGAAGGAAGGCAAGGTTTTTGTAGTACAACTACAACTGAAGAACCTGAGAAACTATTAGATAAAGCAAGAGAAACTAGTCAGTTTGGAAGAGAATTTCAAGCTAACTTACCTTCTACTACTCCTGAACCTTTAGAAAACATGTATGATAAAGATATCCTTGACCTTTCTATGACTAAGATGATGGAAATGGGTGAAGAAATAGTAGATACTATCAAAAGTAAAAATACTGACGCACTTGCTCATGCTGCTGTTGAAAAAGTGAAAACAAAAATTGCAATAAAGAACTCACTTGGTCTTGATACTCAATACGAAAAAACTTCTTTTTCAGTAAGTGGTGGAGCCATGTTGTTAGTAGGTACTAGCTTTCTTAGTATACACCAACAAAAAAAATTACCTAGATACTTTAGTGACCTAACAGCAATGAAAGAAGAATTACTACAAGATCTACATTTTGGTGTTAAAGAAAAAGATGTTTCTAGTGGAAAATACAAAGTAATTTTCGCTCCAGAAGCAATGAGTGAATTTTTACGGCCTATACTTGCTAGTATTAATGGTAAAAGTGTTGAAAAGGGAGTATCTCCCTTTAAGAATAAAACCGGTGAACAACTATTTGATGCACGTTTTAACCTAACAGATATGCCCCATAGACCGTTTTCACCAGGCATGTGCCCTGTAGATGATGAAGGGGTAATCACCCAAGAAACACCTTTAATAAAGAATGGTACAATTGCTAATTTCCCAGTAGATCTTTTAACAGCAAAATCACTAGGGCTTAAACCAACTGGACATGGTATCAGAGGAGGGGCTACATCACTTCCTAGTCCAGGTTTTCATACCTGTGTATTAACTCCAGGTGATAAACCAATTAATGATATGATTAAAGATTTAGATCGAGCAATTATTATTAAAGATTTAATGGGTGCTTGGGCAGGCAACCCTTATAGTGGAGAAGTAAATGGAAACATTTCTCTAGGTTACATTGTTGGAAATGGTAAAATTTTAGGAAGAATTAAAGATTGTATGGTGTCTATTAATACTTTTGAGGCATTAAAACACCAACTAATTAACTTTAGCCAGGAAACCAAGTGGATAGGAAACTTCTTATTCCCATACGCTATGTTAGATAACGTGGATATCACAGCAAAGTAA
- a CDS encoding polysaccharide deacetylase family protein, with translation MFFSVNFKRKASLLLLIGFFVVIGTFGYLSIIEEKTPTVIPITADERKVPIYSVDTEEKKISISFDAAWGAERTPDILDILDKYDIKTTFFVTGFWLENYPDVAEEISERGHEVENHSLTHPHMTNLDEQQIREEVERVHHQLYDITGEEPILFRPPFGDYDDLLVETLEDMDYYPIQWSIDSLDWQAPDANYIESIVLDEVEPGEIVLFHNNGTYTPEAVDNILKELIKEQGYEVVPISELIYKDNYYVEPTNGLQVPEN, from the coding sequence GTGTTTTTTAGTGTTAATTTCAAAAGAAAGGCTTCATTGTTATTGTTAATTGGTTTTTTTGTAGTTATAGGTACCTTTGGATATCTCTCTATTATTGAAGAGAAAACTCCAACCGTAATACCAATAACTGCAGATGAGCGCAAAGTACCAATCTATTCAGTAGATACAGAAGAAAAGAAAATTTCAATTTCTTTTGATGCTGCCTGGGGTGCAGAACGAACACCAGACATTTTAGACATACTTGATAAGTACGATATCAAAACTACGTTTTTCGTGACAGGGTTTTGGTTAGAAAACTACCCTGATGTGGCAGAAGAAATTTCAGAAAGAGGTCATGAAGTTGAAAATCATAGTTTAACACATCCTCATATGACTAATTTAGATGAACAACAGATTCGTGAAGAAGTAGAACGAGTACATCATCAACTCTACGATATCACAGGAGAAGAACCTATTTTATTTCGCCCGCCTTTCGGTGACTATGATGATCTACTTGTAGAAACCCTGGAGGACATGGACTATTATCCAATTCAATGGAGTATTGACTCACTTGATTGGCAAGCACCTGATGCAAATTATATTGAATCTATTGTTTTAGACGAAGTTGAGCCAGGAGAGATTGTGTTATTTCATAACAATGGTACTTATACACCTGAAGCAGTAGATAATATTTTAAAAGAGTTAATCAAAGAACAAGGTTATGAAGTTGTTCCCATCTCTGAACTAATCTATAAAGATAATTATTATGTCGAACCCACTAATGGACTACAGGTCCCAGAAAATTAA